The Streptomyces sp. NBC_01363 region CATCTCCTGGTTCGTCCGGATCTTCATCTTCGTCGGCCCGGTCCTCGCGTTCATCGCCACCCGGCGGATCTGCCTCGGCCTCCAGCGCCGCGACAAGGAGAAGGTGCTGCACGGGCGTGAGTCCGGCATCATCAAGCGCCTGCCGCACGGTGAGTTCGTCGAGATCCACGAGCCGCTCGGCCCCGAGCAGCTGCACACGCTCACCGCGCACGAGCAGTACAAGCCGGTCGAGATCGGCCCGACGGTCGACGAGAACGGTGTCGAGCGCAAGGTGTCGGTCCTGCAGAAGCTGCGGGCCCGGCTCAGCAAGGGCTACTTCGGCGAGGACAACCAGATCGCCAAGCCCACCGCCGAGGAGTACAAGGAGATCACCAGCGGCCACGGTCACCACTGATCGCTTGAACTGATCGCCACAGCAGGAGCCCCGTCCATTCGATGGACGGGGCTCTTTGCCGTCCACGGCGCTCGATAGGGTGGAGGCAATCCCTTTTACCGGCTGTGGACCCAGGAGCGGACCATGAACGTTGTGACCCCGATCGGCGGCGACAGCGTGGCGGACCGTTCCTGGCCCGGCATGCTGAACCCCCTGCTGCGCGGTGAGAACCTCACCGCCGACGACACCGCGTGGGCGATGGACCGCATCATGAGCGGCGAGGCGACCGATGTGCAGATCGCCGGGTTCGCGGTGGCGCTGCGGGCCAAGGGCGAGACGATCGACGAGGTGTCCGGCCTGGTACGGGCGATGTACGAGCACGCCAACACCATCCACGTACCCGGTCGTACGGTCGACATCGTCGGCACCGGCGGCGACCTCGCCAAGACGGTCAACATCTCCACCATGTCGGCGATCGTCATCGCCGGCACCGGCGCCAAGGTCGTCAAGCACGGCAACCGCGCCTCCTCGTCGGCGAGCGGTTCCTCCGATGTGCTGGAGAAGCTCGGCGTCAACCTGGACCTCTCCGCGCAGCGGGTCGTCGAGGTCGCCGAGGAGGCAGGCATCACCTTCTGCTTCGCGGTGAAGTTCCACCCCGCCCTGCGCTACGTCTCCAGGGCCCGCAAGGAGCTCGGCGCGCCGACGACGTTCAACATCCTCGGGCCGCTCACCAACCCGGCCCGGGTGCGTTCGCAGGCCGTCGGCGTGGCCGACCTGAAGATGGCGCCCATCGTCGCCGGGGTGCTGGCCGGGCGCGGCAATTCGGCGCTGGTCTTCCGCGGCGACGACGGTCTGGACGAGCTGACGACGACCGCGACCTCGCGGGTCTGGGTGGTCCGGGACGGAGCGGTGCGCGAGGAGGCGTTCGACCCGCGCGACGTCGGTCTGGAACTGGTGCCCGTGCAGGCCCTGCGCGGTGCGGACGCCTCGTACAACGCCGATGTGGCCCGCCGGGTGCTGGGCGGCGAGCGGGGACCGGTGCGCGATGCCGTGCTGCTCAACTCGGCGGCGGCGCTGGTGGCGCTGGACGCGGCGGACGGCACGCTGAACGAGCAGCTCGCGGCCGGGATGGCGAAGGCTGCCGAGTCCATCGACTCCGGGGCGGCGGCACGTGCGCTGGAGCGCTGGGTGGCGGCCAGCAACGCCTGAAACAGGCGGAAATGTGGCGCAGGGCGCAGTCCGGATCCTGGACTGCGCCTTGCGCGTCTTCGTGCGTATGGCAGGATGCTGGTCAGGTCATGAGTGACAGCGACTACGGCCCCGGCCCGCTGTCCGGCAACCCTCCGTCCGTGGCGGGGTGCCCCGGGTGAAGACCAGGCCGTAGGCAGCGAGGTCTGCGGCAAGCGCGGGCCCCTCGGCATCTGTGAATGCCAACCCCCGGGGTCCTGGTCCCTAGGGAGTCTCTTGTGAGCACGCGAATGCGATAGGGCCGTCGGCCCTCCTCCGCACACCCCTCTTTTCTCCGCTGCGCTGCCGCGTTTCCGCCGGCGCATGCAATTCGCCTGCCTCTTACGGGAGTTCGCCATGTCTGTCTTCACCGCTGCCGCCGACCAGTCGCTTTGTGCCCCTCTGCCGGTTCTGGGCAAGGATGTGACAGTTCCGCTGGTCACGGGCGGTGAGGTCACCTACGCCGCTCTCGACTACGCCGCCAGCGCCCCCGCCCTCCAGCGCGTCTGGGACGACGTCGCCGCGTACGCCCCGTACTACGGCAGCGTCCACCGCGGGGCCGGTTACCTCTCGCAGCTCTCCACGGACCTCTTCGAGAACAGCCGCGCGACCGTCGCGGAGTTCCTCGGCTGCCGCGCCGACGACCAGGTGATCTTCACCCGCTCGACCACCGACTCGCTGAACCTGCTGGCCGCGGTCGTCCCGGCCGACTGCCAGGTCTTCGTGTACGAGACCGAGCACCACGCCTCGCTGCTGCCGTGGCGCGACGCCCGGGTGACCTACCTGAACGCCCCGCGCACCCCCGCCCAGGCCGTCGAGACGCTGGAGCGGGCTCTCGCCGACCGCGAGCCCTACGGCCCCGCGCTGGTCTGCGTCACCGGCGCCTCCAATGTCACCGGCGAGCTGTGGCCGGTGAAGGAGCTGGCCGCCGCCGCGCACGCGCACGGTGCCCGGATCGTGCTGGACGCCGCGCAGCTCGCCCCGCACCACCCCGTCGACATCGCCGAGCTGGACGTCGACTGGGTCGCCTTCTCCGGACACAAGCTGTATGCGCCCTTCGGCTCGGGCGTCCTCGCCGGCCGGTCCGACTGGCTGCAGCAGGCCGAGCCCTACCTCGCGGGCGGCGGCGCCTCGCGCAAGGTCGCCCGTCGCACCGACGGCGGCGTGGACGTCGAATGGCACTCCACCGCCGCCCGCCACGAGGCCGGTTCCCCCAACGTCATCGGGGTGTACTCCATCGCCTCCGCCTGCAAGGCGCTCACCGAGGCGGGCTTCGACAACCTGGTCGCCCGGGAGCAGCACCTCGTGGGTGCGGTCCGGGCCGGCCTGGCAGGGGTCCCCGAGGTCAAGGTGCTCTCGCTGTTCGGTGACGAGGCCCCGCGGGTCGGCGTCATCTCCTTCGTGGTGGAGGGCTGGAACAGCTCGCACTTCGCCGCCGCCCTCTCCGCCGAGTACGGCATCGGGGTCCGCGACGGACTGTTCTGCGCCCACCCGCTGGTCCGCACGCTGTTGGGCAGCGACCCGCAGGAGGTCGGGGAGTGCGGCGCGCCGGAGGCCGAGCCGGGGGAACGTTCGCTCAACGCGATCCGGGTGAGCTTCGGCGCCGGTACGCCGGACGAGCACATCGAGCGTTTCGTCCGCGCGGTCAAGGAACTGGTGAGCAAGGGCGCCCAGTGGAAGTACCGCACCGAGGACGGCCGCTGCGTCCCGGACCGGGGTGCGGCGCAGCTCTGACGGGCACACAGCACTTCGGCGGGGGACGGGCAGCCGAGCCCGTCCCCCGCCGAAGTGTCACGCCGTGCGGGTGTGCCTACGCGTCGAGGCCGATGGCGAAGGCGGCCTCCAGGTCGTGCTGCGAGTAGGTACGGAACGCCACATGCGTGTCGGTGGCCTCGACGCCGGGGATCTTGCTGATCCGGCCGGGGATGACGTCGGCCAGATCGTCGTGCTTGGCCACCCGGACCATGGCGATCAGGTCGTACGTACCGGTGACCGAGAAGACCTCGCTGACGCTGTCCAGCGCGGCGATGGCCTCGGCGATCTCGGGAATCCGGTCCACGCTGGTTTTGATGAGCACGATCGCGGTGATCACGGCTGGCTTTCTCCCTCGGTGGCCGTGGCTGGTGCCTTCACTCTATCCGTACGCCGGTAACGCCCCCAGGCGTAGAGAAAGCCCAGGGCGAAGCCCACCACATGGGCCAGATAGGCCACGCCCGGCCCCCCGCTGCCCGCGCCCTGGACCGCCAGCCACTGCAGGACGAACCAGAAGACCAGCACGATCCAGGCGGGGAAGCGCAGCGGCAGGAAGAAGAGGAACGGGAACAGGCTGGTGACCCGGGCCCTGGGGAAGAGGTACAGGAACGCTCCGAGCACTGCCGAGATCGCCCCCGAGGCGCCCACCAGCGTCTGGTCGGACGTGGCGTGGGCGGCCGCGTAGGCGACCAGGGCGAGATAGCCGCTGATGACGTAGAAGAAGGTGAACCCCACCCGGCCCATGCGCTCCTCGGTCATCGCCCCGAATACGTACAGGAAGAGCACGTTGCCGAGCAGGTGCAGCCAGCTGCCGTGCACGAAGAGGGCGGTGAGCGGGGCGAGCAGGGCGTGTGCGGAGCCGTCCCACAGCTCGCTCGGGATCACGCCCCACCGTTCGAAGTACCCGGCCTGGGCGGCCAGCAGGGCGTCGGCGGTTCCGGGGACCGGGTTGAAGCCGGACAGCGGGCTGATCACGAAGACCAGGGCGC contains the following coding sequences:
- a CDS encoding aminotransferase class V-fold PLP-dependent enzyme codes for the protein MSVFTAAADQSLCAPLPVLGKDVTVPLVTGGEVTYAALDYAASAPALQRVWDDVAAYAPYYGSVHRGAGYLSQLSTDLFENSRATVAEFLGCRADDQVIFTRSTTDSLNLLAAVVPADCQVFVYETEHHASLLPWRDARVTYLNAPRTPAQAVETLERALADREPYGPALVCVTGASNVTGELWPVKELAAAAHAHGARIVLDAAQLAPHHPVDIAELDVDWVAFSGHKLYAPFGSGVLAGRSDWLQQAEPYLAGGGASRKVARRTDGGVDVEWHSTAARHEAGSPNVIGVYSIASACKALTEAGFDNLVAREQHLVGAVRAGLAGVPEVKVLSLFGDEAPRVGVISFVVEGWNSSHFAAALSAEYGIGVRDGLFCAHPLVRTLLGSDPQEVGECGAPEAEPGERSLNAIRVSFGAGTPDEHIERFVRAVKELVSKGAQWKYRTEDGRCVPDRGAAQL
- a CDS encoding rhomboid family intramembrane serine protease; the encoded protein is MIDRRAVAGRLSGGLLRTVTGGPLVAHALIAVCALVFVISPLSGFNPVPGTADALLAAQAGYFERWGVIPSELWDGSAHALLAPLTALFVHGSWLHLLGNVLFLYVFGAMTEERMGRVGFTFFYVISGYLALVAYAAAHATSDQTLVGASGAISAVLGAFLYLFPRARVTSLFPFLFFLPLRFPAWIVLVFWFVLQWLAVQGAGSGGPGVAYLAHVVGFALGFLYAWGRYRRTDRVKAPATATEGESQP
- the trpD gene encoding anthranilate phosphoribosyltransferase produces the protein MNVVTPIGGDSVADRSWPGMLNPLLRGENLTADDTAWAMDRIMSGEATDVQIAGFAVALRAKGETIDEVSGLVRAMYEHANTIHVPGRTVDIVGTGGDLAKTVNISTMSAIVIAGTGAKVVKHGNRASSSASGSSDVLEKLGVNLDLSAQRVVEVAEEAGITFCFAVKFHPALRYVSRARKELGAPTTFNILGPLTNPARVRSQAVGVADLKMAPIVAGVLAGRGNSALVFRGDDGLDELTTTATSRVWVVRDGAVREEAFDPRDVGLELVPVQALRGADASYNADVARRVLGGERGPVRDAVLLNSAAALVALDAADGTLNEQLAAGMAKAAESIDSGAAARALERWVAASNA
- a CDS encoding Lrp/AsnC family transcriptional regulator, whose product is MITAIVLIKTSVDRIPEIAEAIAALDSVSEVFSVTGTYDLIAMVRVAKHDDLADVIPGRISKIPGVEATDTHVAFRTYSQHDLEAAFAIGLDA